Below is a window of Tolypothrix bouteillei VB521301 DNA.
GCATCCAAAAAAATTGGTACACCTGCCATCCCCTCGCGTCCGATACAGCCGGACTCGACTGTAGAGCCGTCCTCCATGACCGTTACTAGAGAGAGCAATGAATTAACAGGGAAATAGACAAATTCAATAGCCTCATTCGGCACAATAATAGATTGTCCTCGTGAGAGTGATACGAGTTCCATATAAGGGCGCAAGTGTTCTAGCTCATCAGTGGGTAGTTTGGCAAGCAGGTGATTTTGTGTTAGAGGTGCATTTCGGTCAATAGACATCACTGGTTCTTAATTTATACATGAACCTAATAGTAATAACTTACTTGAAAATCAGACAGAGAAATAAGGGGAGACCGTGCCAAAAAAGGAAAAGGCTATTAATTGAAAATGAGTACGTAATAGCTAGAAAACCCAGATCTGAAGCGTTTACAACTACAAGGAGATAAAGTGCGCGGTTATTTAGTTAATCAAAAATTTTTTCCAATTTATGTTATGATATGATAGATAAACTATAAATACAACTACTAAAAGCAATGAAGGGAACGAGTAATCTCTAAGTCGGTGCTGAGCGAGTCAGGGACGGTGCGAGCCTGAACACACGGTAGAGACGAAGATCCTCCCCGAGCTGCTCTCCGAAAAAAGTGTTTGAAAAGGAAGTCTCTCAATTTGAGTCTCCCCCAAGCAAAGCTTTGAGTAGATAGAGACGTGTTCCGCACGTTATAGCGGGGCGCTCTTCCCGTTAGGGAGTAGCGATAGAGTCCAGCATCGTGAGATTCTGGAGAAGTTGGGTGGTACCGCGCTCACCTAGAGCGTCCCAATGCAAATGCATAAAAAGTGAAAAGTGAAAAGTAAATTTTCTTTTAACTTTTGACTTTTAACTGAATTTGGTGAGTGCGGTTAAGTATGTTTAGAGAAGTTCAACAATCAGTTTGCTTTCCAAATTTGGAGCAAGAAATTCTTGACTTTTGGAAAACGCACAACATATTTCGGAAGTCAGTTGAGAAAAAAGCTCCTGAAGGGAATTTTGTCTTTTATGAAGGTCCTCCAACGGCTAATGGTAAGCCAGGAGTGCATCATGTCATTTCCCGTGCTTATAAGGATTTGTTTCCCCGCTATAAAACCATGCAAGGGTACAGAGTCCAACGTAAAGGAGGATGGGATACCCATGGCTTACCTGTGGAGCTTGGTGTTGAAAAGAAGTTAGGCTTTACCAAAAAGTCGGATATTGAAGCGTTCGGTATTGCTAAGTTCAATCAACTCTGCAAGCAATCGGTCTTTGAGTACATCCAGGATTGGAACGCCATGAGCGATCGCATTGGCTATTGGCTGGACTTAGAAAATGCTTACATCACCTATGAAAACAGCTACATAGAGTCTTGTTGGTGGTTGATGAAATCCCTGTGGGAACGAGGTCTTCTCTTTGAAGATTACCGCGCAACTTGGCACTGTCCTCGCAACAATACCAGCCTCTCAGACCATGAAGTAGCGCAAGGGTATCGAGAGAATGTGGAAGACCCCTCCGTATATCCCAAATTTCCAGCACTCCGGGCTCAACTTGTAGAACGTGACATTGTTAAATCTGGAGAACGTCCCGTCTATATCTTGGCTTGGACGACAACTCCGTGGACACTGGCTGCAAATGTTGGTCTTGCAGTCAGAGGTGATGCTACCTATGGTTTGTTTGAAGCAGCCGCAAGCGATAAGCCGGGTACGGCTTGCGCCAAGGGCGAGCGCGATCTCGACCAAAAAGACTTATATATTCTGGCTTACCAACGCGCCAATGACGTCTTTGGTGAAAACAATTACCAGACACTGAAAACTTTTTCAGGTAAAGAACTGGTTGACCTGCAATACAGTCCAATCTTACGCGGTCGTATTCCAGAAGGGGAAGACCTCTCTCAAGCTTTCCGCGTCATCTTAGATGAACAAGTGACCATTGACGATGGAACAGGCGTTTTGCATATTGCTACTGCATATGGTGACCTAGAGCTTGGACGCAAGCACAATCTCCCCATGCTCTTCTCTGTCGATCTGCTGGGTAAAGTTTACCCAGACGTGAAATTGCTTGATGCACCTGCGGGTGAAGGTCGTTATAGTGGAACATTCTTTAAGGATGCAGATGAGCAAATTGCGAGAGATTTGTTAGAACGGGGCTTGCTCTATCGAAAAACTACCATCCAACATACTTATCCGTTCAACTACCGGGATGGAACACCACTCATCAACTATGCCAAAAAAAGCTGGTACATCCGCACGACAGCAGTCAAAGACAAGCTTATTGAAAACAATGAGAAGATTGCGTGGCATCCTGAATATATTCGGGACGGTCGATTTGGGGATTGGTTGAGAAATAACGTTGATTGGGCAGTTTCTCGCGAGCGATATTGGGGTGCTCCATTACCTGTTTGGGTGAGTGAAGATGAAAGCGAATCTCTTTGTATTGGAAGTCTTAAAGAGCTAGAAGATCTCACAGGGCGTGATTTGTCTGGGTTGGATTTGCATCGTCCTTACATTGATGAAATCAGCTTTGAGAAGAACGGGAAGTGCTTCAAACGAGTTCCCCATACTGTAGATGTTTGGTTTGAGTCAGGGGCAATGCCCTATGCACAATGGCACTATCCCTTTGAGAATCAAAATATACTGCCAGAGAATTTTCCAGCCGATTATATTTGTGAAGCAATTGACCAGACTCGCGGTTGGTTTTACAGCCTACATGCTTTAGCAACATTACTGACAGATACTGGTAGTCAAGACCGACAAGCGGGTGCTTTATCCGGTATTAAACAGAATTGCCCTGCCTTTAAAAATGCGATCGTGCTCGGACACATTGTTGATGAGAAGGGCGAGAAAATGTCCAAGTCGAAGGGCAATGTAGTTGACCCTTGGACAGTATTAAATATTCAAGGAGCAGACGCACTCCGTTGGTATCTTTATAGCTCAAGCCCAAGCGACAGCACCAAACGCTTTTCCCAAGCATTGGTTGAGGACACGTTGCGCGACTTCTTTATGACGCTATGGAACACCTACAGTTTCTTAGTTCTTTACGCCAATCTCGATAAACCCGATTTGACTTGTACGATTCCGGTGACAGAACGTCCGGCTATCGATCGCTGGTTAGTCTCCAAAACCAATGCCCTTATACGGGATGTCACAGATAAACTCGATGCTTACGATCCGACGGCTGCTAGCCGGATAATCCGCGACTTTGTGGTGAACGATCTCTCAAATTGGTACGTCCGTCGCAACCGACGTCGATTTTGGAAATCGACAAGCGATAAGCCAGGTACAGCTTGCGCTAAGAGCGAGCGCGATAAACTCTCGGCGTATAAAACTCTTTATGACACGCTCGTCACAGTTACTCAGTTAATGGCTCCTATGGCACCCTTTATGAGCGAGCACATTTATCAAAACTTAGTGCTGAGTCTCTATCCAAACGAACCAGAGTCCGTGCATTTAGCAAATTGGCCGCAGTGGGATGCCACCTCGATTGACGATTCTCTGATGCGTGACATGAATGTACTGGTGAGACTTGTCGAACTAGGACGGGCTGCACGAGCTACAGCTGGGGTCAAAACACGTCAACCTCTTCCTGAAGTTTTGGTACGAGTTCAAAGCGAGGCAGAGCTTGCAGGGTTGAAGAACTTAGAAGACTTGCTAAAAGAAGAACTCAATGTCAAATCAGTGACATACTTAGACGTAACAGCAGATTTTGTAGAGTATAGCGTAAAACCCAATTTGCCACTTTTAGGCAAGCGACTTGGGCGTTTGCTACCTGCGTTTAAGAAAGTGCTGGAAACCTTTGACAAAGGTAAAATTGTCCGTAACATCCGTGAAGGGAAGGAGACTGTTTTTGAACTGGATGGAAAACTTTACAACTTTGAACCTGAAGCGTTTCTCCTTCAAGCTCAAAGTCCAGATAATTACGTGGCACTTGAAGAATACGGTTATTTAGCAGCAATTAACACTCAACTTACACCAGAATTAATTCAAGAAGGGCTGATTCGAGATACAATCCGCTTGCTGCAAAATGCACGAAAACAGGCAAAGCTTGAAGTTTCCGCTCGAATTGACTTGGGCATAAAAACATCAGGAGCCGTTTTAGAGGCGCTTAAAGTACATCTTGAATTAGTTAAGAATGAAGTGCTTGCTAAGAATATTGACTTTGACGAGCTTGAGAACGCTGACTATCGCGAGCAGATAGACGTTAATGGGACACCATTAATTATCAGCTTTAACAAAACTTCTTAACCCTCTTTCATCACTTTCGCTGCTAGAAAATTTGAAACTCTATTTTTAGATTAGTCCGCGTAGGCGGTGAGTCCAGGGAAAGCAGGCGGGTTTCCCACTCCCTGGCGACTGGTGAGTCCAGCGCTGCAGGCGGTGAGTCCAGGGAAAGCAGGTGGGTTTCCCACTCCCTGGCAACTGGCGAACAAGGGAGGGGTTTCCCACTCCCTGGCGACTGGCGAACAAGGGAGGGCGAACCGAAGGGCGAACCCGGAGGGACTTTGCTTGTATAGCAGCGAATTCTATTCGCCTCAATTATTTTCTCTCCAGATTGACAAAAGCGTCCGAGGAAAGCGAGCACATTCCTAATGGATGTAAAGAAACATTTCTGTTTCTTAGAAGCAGCCCCACAGGCGGCACAAGCTACCCGCTACGAATGGAACAAACAAGCCAAATCCTCTTCCCTTCTGCCTTCTGCCCTCTGCCTCCTGCCTTGTTTCTTGAAAGAGGGTTAATTAATTGTCACCCAGACGGTATTTTGTCTGGGTGACAACGCGCTTAGCTAAATTCAAGTTATTAACCTGTTTGACATTGATGAAAAGTTTCTCGAGTAAAGTAGAGCGCATCACGGCTGTCAACTTCCATCCCGGCTCTATTACTGGTGCCCCAATGAGTTATAAACTTTTTCCCGTAATGACCGCGTTCAATAGCAACAGTAAAATTATGGCGGAGTTCTCGATAACATCCCTCTAAATGAGACAGAGTCAAATCAAGTTCTGGCACCTCAAATTTGTTCTCACCTTTATTGACAACAAAAAATCCTTCACGGCCTCGTTCCATAAGTAATACAGTAGGACTATCAACAACTGTCAGAACATTTTCTTTAACATTTCTTTTCTCATTTTCACGTTGATGCATAATCTGGCGAAACTTAACACCATATTTGATAAAAGCAGCGTCCGCGTTATCCCAATTGAGGACTAAAGGAGTGCCACTTTCTCTGGCTAGTACGTAGGCTGTTGCTAGATAAGAGTCAGAGTCATTGCTATAAGGGTTGATGGCATTGGAATTAAGAGAGCGAATATTATCGTGGTTTCTACCAAAGGTGACGCTACGCGGATCGAAAACAGCTCTAGGAACTCGCAGCGATCGCAAATCTCCACCAAAGGTGAAGGCATTTTTCATAGAGTGGTAGAGTAAAAAATCTGTAACAGCAGCTATCGAGTTATAGTTTTCTGGATGGGTGTCACTATCTGCTATTGCCTCAATATAATTCCACGTTTTTCCTTGGCTTTGTCGCTCTACGTAGCTAATGTATTCTTTGACAACAGAGTCTGGCATATGTTTAGCAGCATCAAACCGAAATCCATCGACTCCTAAATTTAGCAATTTCTTTAAATGAGCTTTTTGAATTTTTTTAACGTTATTGGTAAATATAAGGTCAGGAAGCCCTCCCAACCAACAATTGATTTCTGAATCTCTGTTGCCATCATTATAGTTAATATCACAAGGTTTTTTGCCCGGACTCTCTGAAGCGGAATGAAAATCACGGACAGAAAGATTGGGGAATTTACTTAAGTCTTCAAAATCCTCATTGTTATCCAAATTAGCCATGTGATTGAAAACAACATCAGCAATGACTTTTACATGACAACTATGAGCTTTATTAATAAGTTTTTTTAAATCTTCTTCGGAACCTCTACCTTCAATTACGCTATAGTCTACAGGTTGATAGCGTGCCCACCATTCTTGGCTGGGATTAGATTTTTGGGTTGGAGGAATTTGAATGTGAGAATATCCTTGCTGACCTAGGTCACAGACCAACTGTTCGATATTGCTATACTGCCCATCGAACGCATGAAAGATAGCAGTCGTTTTTTCTACTGCTAATGTTTTCATATGAAAAGCGCAAATTGTGCAGAGAATAACTGCATGAATAAAGAGAACTTTTATAAAATTCATGGCTATGCCCGTAAGGGCTATAGGCGGACTAACCTGAAAACAGGGTTTCAAATTTTCTAGCAGCGAAAGTGATAAAAGAGGGTTAAAGACTTATCAAGCCGTATCTTATACCCCTCTGACCACTTTAGTATAGCTGCCTTTCCCAGATAATACCAAGCTTGTGGAAAAACCTTATAATTGCAAGGAATAATGAAGTTAGCAGACCCCACGCAGCCTGCTTAAAGCATTCCAAGTTTTAAGACCAACAATGCCATCGGCTAACAAATTGTTATCGCTTTGAAAAGCTTTTATTGCGACTTCGGTTCTGGGTCCAAAGTTGCCATCAACTGCTCCTAGCTTGTATCCATTAGCATCAAGCCGTCGTTGAACTTGAGTCACGAGTTCACCAACAGAGCCACGACGCAGTGTTGGCAGATCTACAGGACTATCTGCACATAATGCTTTCCAAGTCTTGGGTCCAACAATACCATCTGCTGTTAAAAAGACCTGACATTGAAAGTTTTTGACAACTGTTTGAGTCTTGGAACTAAATGAATCATCAACGTTAAAGCCAGCAACACCTGCATCTGCAATTTCGCTACTTAAAAGAAGGTCTTTTAATGCTCTAACTGCTGAACCAGCAGAACCAACCTGAAGAACAGGTTTGTTATCAACCGAGCAAATTGGATTTTTCATAGGTCTTAAAAATGTGTTAATCAAAAAAATGTGGGTTCGACTCTTATACCAAATTCAGTTTTCTAACCCTTTTTAGCCCAGCAATTGGAAATCGTGGCTATACAAACGAAGTCCCTCCGGGTATCTCCTTACGGAGACGCTACGCGTTGCGAAGCTATGCCCGCAGGGCTATACGCCAGTTGCCTGGGCGTGGGAAACCCGCCTACAGCACTGGACTCACCGCCTACGCGGACTAGATTATAAAGGAGATGCAAGACGAGGATTTAGTAT
It encodes the following:
- the ileS gene encoding isoleucine--tRNA ligase, giving the protein MFREVQQSVCFPNLEQEILDFWKTHNIFRKSVEKKAPEGNFVFYEGPPTANGKPGVHHVISRAYKDLFPRYKTMQGYRVQRKGGWDTHGLPVELGVEKKLGFTKKSDIEAFGIAKFNQLCKQSVFEYIQDWNAMSDRIGYWLDLENAYITYENSYIESCWWLMKSLWERGLLFEDYRATWHCPRNNTSLSDHEVAQGYRENVEDPSVYPKFPALRAQLVERDIVKSGERPVYILAWTTTPWTLAANVGLAVRGDATYGLFEAAASDKPGTACAKGERDLDQKDLYILAYQRANDVFGENNYQTLKTFSGKELVDLQYSPILRGRIPEGEDLSQAFRVILDEQVTIDDGTGVLHIATAYGDLELGRKHNLPMLFSVDLLGKVYPDVKLLDAPAGEGRYSGTFFKDADEQIARDLLERGLLYRKTTIQHTYPFNYRDGTPLINYAKKSWYIRTTAVKDKLIENNEKIAWHPEYIRDGRFGDWLRNNVDWAVSRERYWGAPLPVWVSEDESESLCIGSLKELEDLTGRDLSGLDLHRPYIDEISFEKNGKCFKRVPHTVDVWFESGAMPYAQWHYPFENQNILPENFPADYICEAIDQTRGWFYSLHALATLLTDTGSQDRQAGALSGIKQNCPAFKNAIVLGHIVDEKGEKMSKSKGNVVDPWTVLNIQGADALRWYLYSSSPSDSTKRFSQALVEDTLRDFFMTLWNTYSFLVLYANLDKPDLTCTIPVTERPAIDRWLVSKTNALIRDVTDKLDAYDPTAASRIIRDFVVNDLSNWYVRRNRRRFWKSTSDKPGTACAKSERDKLSAYKTLYDTLVTVTQLMAPMAPFMSEHIYQNLVLSLYPNEPESVHLANWPQWDATSIDDSLMRDMNVLVRLVELGRAARATAGVKTRQPLPEVLVRVQSEAELAGLKNLEDLLKEELNVKSVTYLDVTADFVEYSVKPNLPLLGKRLGRLLPAFKKVLETFDKGKIVRNIREGKETVFELDGKLYNFEPEAFLLQAQSPDNYVALEEYGYLAAINTQLTPELIQEGLIRDTIRLLQNARKQAKLEVSARIDLGIKTSGAVLEALKVHLELVKNEVLAKNIDFDELENADYREQIDVNGTPLIISFNKTS
- a CDS encoding peptidoglycan-binding domain-containing protein encodes the protein MKNPICSVDNKPVLQVGSAGSAVRALKDLLLSSEIADAGVAGFNVDDSFSSKTQTVVKNFQCQVFLTADGIVGPKTWKALCADSPVDLPTLRRGSVGELVTQVQRRLDANGYKLGAVDGNFGPRTEVAIKAFQSDNNLLADGIVGLKTWNALSRLRGVC
- a CDS encoding alpha-amylase family glycosyl hydrolase, with protein sequence MKTLAVEKTTAIFHAFDGQYSNIEQLVCDLGQQGYSHIQIPPTQKSNPSQEWWARYQPVDYSVIEGRGSEEDLKKLINKAHSCHVKVIADVVFNHMANLDNNEDFEDLSKFPNLSVRDFHSASESPGKKPCDINYNDGNRDSEINCWLGGLPDLIFTNNVKKIQKAHLKKLLNLGVDGFRFDAAKHMPDSVVKEYISYVERQSQGKTWNYIEAIADSDTHPENYNSIAAVTDFLLYHSMKNAFTFGGDLRSLRVPRAVFDPRSVTFGRNHDNIRSLNSNAINPYSNDSDSYLATAYVLARESGTPLVLNWDNADAAFIKYGVKFRQIMHQRENEKRNVKENVLTVVDSPTVLLMERGREGFFVVNKGENKFEVPELDLTLSHLEGCYRELRHNFTVAIERGHYGKKFITHWGTSNRAGMEVDSRDALYFTRETFHQCQTG